The proteins below come from a single Gimesia alba genomic window:
- a CDS encoding efflux RND transporter periplasmic adaptor subunit produces MKSRVFLILTIVVSVIGIGFLWPHLQNLTVDNQTAETEDTESTDEPEQGSAQIELTDEKIKAVQFTFSQVKRQSMNQVRVVPGRLQYDDRKHVSIKAPTEGVLVDVQVKPGDAVKTGQVLAVLNSPEIGTARADLLQKAAEYELVRKQYDWKSLIQNNVQKLVDALLSQRTMESVEKEFTDAKLGNYRSQLLPAYSQYLLALTIDKKSAPLAKSGAISLQTKQMREADVQESRAALKALCEQSIYDVRLERDQMLAKLNDAEHRMTISQQHLESLIGSGIDLNSDDMKSAEKLSRLEIIAPFAGTIEERTFSQSERVNRSDSLFTLAQTDTLWVAADIRESDWGAVSLNGGQELKVKVNAFPDQTFTARLHYLGRKVSPTTNSVPLIAEIKNPGGILRPGMFAQVMIPGKEKANVIAVPAKAVLDDAAQEFVFIKDSDRLFRRVDIQSGLKTEDWIEVERGLDGGEQVVEDGAFTLKSELLLEREE; encoded by the coding sequence ATGAAATCACGCGTCTTTTTAATCCTGACGATTGTGGTGTCAGTCATCGGAATTGGCTTTCTCTGGCCGCATCTGCAGAATCTGACAGTCGATAATCAGACTGCCGAAACAGAGGATACAGAAAGTACTGATGAACCCGAACAGGGCTCTGCTCAGATTGAACTCACAGACGAGAAGATCAAGGCGGTTCAGTTCACGTTTTCACAAGTCAAACGACAGTCGATGAATCAGGTTCGCGTTGTCCCGGGGCGATTACAGTACGATGACCGAAAGCATGTTTCAATCAAGGCACCTACGGAAGGAGTCTTGGTTGATGTTCAAGTCAAGCCGGGAGATGCTGTGAAAACAGGGCAGGTCCTTGCCGTGTTAAACAGCCCGGAAATTGGAACAGCGCGTGCTGATCTTCTCCAGAAAGCGGCAGAGTATGAACTGGTTCGCAAACAGTATGACTGGAAGTCGCTGATCCAGAATAATGTACAGAAACTCGTTGATGCATTGCTAAGCCAGCGCACGATGGAGTCGGTCGAAAAAGAATTTACGGATGCCAAACTGGGTAATTATCGTTCGCAGTTATTACCCGCTTATTCTCAATATCTGCTGGCTTTGACGATCGATAAAAAGTCGGCACCGCTGGCTAAGTCAGGTGCCATTTCTCTACAGACAAAACAGATGCGAGAAGCGGACGTCCAGGAATCCCGCGCTGCCCTGAAGGCGTTATGCGAGCAATCAATTTATGATGTTCGTCTGGAGCGAGATCAGATGCTGGCCAAGCTCAACGATGCCGAACACCGCATGACAATCAGTCAGCAGCATCTGGAGTCGTTGATCGGATCGGGGATCGATTTGAATAGCGACGATATGAAGTCCGCTGAGAAATTGTCGCGGCTGGAAATCATCGCCCCCTTTGCCGGGACGATTGAAGAACGGACCTTCAGTCAGTCAGAACGCGTCAATCGTTCGGATTCTTTATTTACTTTGGCGCAAACCGATACGCTGTGGGTTGCCGCTGATATTCGCGAATCTGACTGGGGAGCTGTTTCACTGAATGGGGGACAGGAACTGAAGGTGAAGGTCAACGCGTTTCCCGATCAGACATTCACGGCACGTTTGCATTATCTGGGGCGCAAAGTTTCTCCCACGACAAACTCGGTTCCTTTGATTGCCGAGATCAAAAATCCGGGTGGAATTCTCAGACCAGGCATGTTTGCCCAGGTCATGATCCCGGGAAAAGAGAAGGCGAATGTGATTGCAGTGCCTGCGAAAGCAGTGCTGGATGATGCTGCCCAGGAGTTTGTGTTTATCAAGGACTCCGATCGGTTGTTTCGTCGCGTTGATATTCAATCAGGATTGAAAACAGAAGACTGGATCGAAGTCGAGCGCGGTCTTGACGGCGGAGAACAGGTTGTTGAGGACGGAGCCTTTACACTGAAGTCCGAACTGTTGCTGGAACGAGAAGAGTAG
- a CDS encoding mechanosensitive ion channel domain-containing protein: MTHCRKYIKTSLLLVIALSWYSSLELQAQLPSKATPQPSKNGSSQDEPTITAEDLQKRIDQVKEIKDLTEENQKKAIDFYNQALANLKKADDFQEAAINDATNTQNAMQRLNDLKAKIESLSRKPAPSYAQIKNLPQLEQMLVQAEPLLEEAKQKLASWDAEIARRPNRQKEAIKRVSEIDEKLSEIQKQLAVPAPADEPAAVTDARKKELETRLNLLKAEKPALKNELSSYDAEETVGYPRINQDYLKLLVKQQKDEIDALKEQIKSRRAIESQMRVEEARAKVFATHPLLQPLAEKNQKYAEEIQSLNHKIEAIDQKYSQTSKTLEELKKEFTSTREKVKSIGLTGPIGLQLRNQQSSLPDIESYHQNIEKGSALSSEVNLRRYELDEEWTNFPTAEAKTAEIIKESQRKLTKEEEINLQNIVEETLAKQKEYLDTLIKSNNNYFDKLVNLHVAEEELIKQTDTYSDYIQERIFWIRSSPPISISEFKQIPGSLKWLFSPTHWKQLFQAIQQDIIKNPVIYGTAFFCFLSLIYLAYNVRQQLRIINKEIIRSNFRKFAITARVAFLTLFIAIVWPGFIWFLAWRIGSNPNAPIFVKAVEYSLRQVGWLLFFWELIRQICRPLGLGESHFGWYKQTVSYVRRNIRWVIPFSIPLLFVTLLLHGKEVERNQDFLERLFFVALLVVYTIFARRVFHPRSGLFQSILNYNQEVWYDRFKFLIYFSTLVIPSSLIMLTLIGFYFTAMSLFHLIFVTLWLFLVVILFRALLLRWILIHHRQLSYKQNQERLQALRKEPQDTSTEATIAGITGITIEEENLFDLTKISSQIKKLINASMSVVLLVGIIWIWGDTLPAFNRLDTFENRVWLTTTQTVEESTDDKGTLTTKVVEKLEPVTYLDVMVALILAIFAVIATKNIPGFLEFLVLQRLPLDAPVKYAITSLARYVIALIGIFIVFSTLGLGWTKLQWLATALTFGLAFGLQEIFANFVSGLILLIERPIRVGDIITVDEITGVVSRIRMRATTITNWDRKEYIVPNREFITGKLLNWTLTDSVNRITITVGVAYGTDTNKASNLAMKIITNHRLVLSDPVPSITFESFGDSTLDLTIRAYLPDLENRLLVIHELHTTIHEEFNKAGIEIAFPQRDVHLFYGDKSLEQTTLNINPDSAEKPEQP; the protein is encoded by the coding sequence ATGACTCATTGTCGTAAGTATATAAAAACATCGCTACTCCTGGTCATTGCTCTGTCCTGGTATTCGTCCCTGGAATTACAAGCGCAACTTCCCTCCAAGGCAACTCCTCAACCATCAAAAAACGGCTCATCTCAGGATGAACCAACCATCACCGCTGAGGACCTTCAAAAGCGAATCGATCAGGTCAAAGAAATCAAAGACCTGACCGAGGAGAATCAGAAAAAAGCAATCGACTTTTATAATCAGGCACTGGCCAATCTAAAGAAAGCAGATGATTTCCAAGAAGCCGCGATCAACGACGCAACCAATACTCAAAATGCGATGCAGCGGCTGAATGATCTCAAAGCCAAAATTGAAAGCTTGAGCAGAAAACCGGCGCCTTCCTACGCACAAATCAAAAATCTACCCCAACTCGAACAGATGCTGGTCCAGGCAGAGCCTCTATTGGAAGAAGCAAAACAGAAGCTGGCGAGTTGGGATGCAGAAATCGCTCGTCGTCCCAACCGTCAGAAAGAAGCCATAAAACGTGTCAGCGAAATTGATGAAAAGCTGAGCGAAATTCAAAAACAGTTAGCAGTCCCCGCTCCTGCAGATGAACCGGCTGCAGTAACCGATGCCAGAAAAAAAGAACTTGAAACGCGTCTGAATCTTCTGAAAGCGGAAAAGCCGGCTTTAAAGAACGAGCTCAGTTCGTATGACGCAGAGGAAACGGTCGGATACCCTCGAATCAATCAGGATTACTTAAAGCTGCTCGTTAAACAGCAAAAAGACGAGATCGACGCCTTAAAAGAGCAGATCAAAAGCAGACGGGCCATTGAATCCCAAATGCGAGTCGAGGAAGCCAGAGCCAAAGTGTTTGCCACCCATCCGCTTTTACAACCACTGGCTGAAAAAAATCAGAAGTATGCCGAAGAGATCCAGTCGCTCAATCACAAAATCGAAGCCATTGATCAGAAATATTCACAAACAAGCAAAACCCTTGAAGAACTTAAAAAAGAATTCACTTCCACCAGAGAAAAAGTGAAATCGATTGGTTTAACAGGCCCCATTGGTTTACAGCTCCGAAATCAGCAATCATCACTTCCCGATATTGAAAGCTACCATCAAAACATTGAGAAAGGCAGCGCGCTCTCTAGCGAAGTGAATCTAAGACGATATGAACTGGATGAAGAATGGACAAATTTTCCCACAGCCGAAGCGAAAACAGCGGAAATCATCAAAGAGAGTCAACGAAAGCTAACCAAAGAAGAGGAAATCAATCTCCAGAATATTGTCGAAGAAACCCTGGCGAAGCAGAAAGAATACTTAGACACCCTTATCAAAAGTAACAATAATTATTTCGACAAGTTAGTGAACCTGCATGTTGCCGAAGAAGAGCTGATCAAGCAGACTGACACCTATTCAGACTATATCCAAGAGCGTATTTTCTGGATCAGAAGTTCCCCTCCCATTTCCATCTCCGAGTTCAAACAAATTCCCGGCTCACTCAAATGGCTCTTTTCCCCCACACACTGGAAACAACTCTTCCAGGCCATCCAGCAGGATATCATAAAAAATCCGGTCATTTATGGAACCGCCTTCTTCTGTTTTCTGAGCCTGATCTACCTGGCGTATAATGTGCGGCAGCAATTGCGCATCATTAACAAAGAAATTATCAGAAGCAATTTCCGCAAATTTGCAATTACCGCACGGGTCGCTTTTCTCACGCTGTTTATCGCCATCGTCTGGCCGGGTTTTATCTGGTTCCTCGCCTGGAGAATCGGCAGCAATCCCAATGCACCGATTTTCGTGAAAGCCGTTGAATACAGCTTGAGACAAGTGGGCTGGCTGTTATTTTTCTGGGAACTTATTCGACAAATCTGTCGCCCCTTAGGTCTCGGTGAATCTCATTTTGGCTGGTATAAGCAAACCGTCTCCTACGTCCGCAGAAATATTCGCTGGGTGATCCCGTTCTCAATCCCACTCCTGTTTGTCACGCTTTTATTGCATGGGAAAGAAGTCGAGCGGAATCAGGACTTCCTGGAACGTCTTTTCTTTGTGGCTTTACTGGTGGTCTATACCATCTTTGCCCGCCGGGTCTTTCATCCCCGCTCCGGTCTCTTTCAATCAATTCTGAATTACAATCAGGAAGTCTGGTACGACCGATTCAAATTCCTCATTTATTTCTCGACACTCGTCATTCCCAGTTCACTCATCATGTTAACGCTCATCGGTTTTTATTTTACAGCGATGAGTCTGTTTCATCTGATCTTCGTGACGCTCTGGTTATTTTTAGTCGTCATTTTATTCAGAGCATTACTGTTGCGCTGGATTTTGATTCACCACCGCCAACTGAGTTATAAACAGAATCAGGAACGATTGCAGGCACTCCGCAAAGAACCTCAGGACACCAGCACAGAAGCAACGATCGCGGGAATCACAGGTATTACCATTGAAGAGGAAAACCTCTTTGACCTGACAAAGATTTCTTCTCAGATCAAAAAGCTGATCAATGCCTCGATGAGCGTGGTCCTCCTGGTGGGAATTATCTGGATCTGGGGTGATACGTTGCCTGCCTTTAATCGACTGGATACGTTTGAAAATCGAGTCTGGCTCACAACCACGCAGACTGTGGAAGAAAGCACGGATGACAAGGGAACTCTGACTACAAAAGTCGTCGAAAAACTAGAGCCCGTCACCTATCTGGACGTCATGGTGGCACTCATCCTTGCCATCTTTGCTGTGATCGCCACAAAAAACATTCCCGGGTTTCTGGAATTTCTGGTGCTACAACGACTCCCTCTGGATGCACCGGTGAAATATGCCATCACCAGTCTGGCCCGCTATGTGATTGCCCTGATTGGAATTTTCATTGTCTTTTCAACGTTGGGCTTAGGTTGGACAAAACTACAATGGCTGGCAACCGCGCTCACGTTCGGTCTGGCTTTTGGACTGCAGGAAATCTTTGCCAACTTTGTATCCGGCCTGATCCTGCTGATTGAACGGCCAATTCGCGTCGGCGATATCATCACCGTAGATGAAATTACTGGTGTCGTTTCCCGGATCCGAATGCGTGCCACCACGATTACCAACTGGGACCGCAAAGAATACATCGTCCCCAACCGGGAATTTATTACGGGTAAACTGCTGAACTGGACTCTGACTGATTCTGTCAATCGCATCACGATCACCGTGGGAGTTGCCTACGGTACTGATACGAATAAGGCCTCTAATCTGGCAATGAAGATCATCACCAACCATCGACTGGTTCTGTCAGATCCTGTCCCCAGTATCACCTTCGAATCTTTTGGAGACAGCACACTCGATTTAACCATTCGTGCTTATCTGCCCGATCTCGAAAATCGGCTTTTGGTAATACATGAACTGCATACCACCATCCACGAAGAATTCAACAAAGCGGGAATTGAAATTGCATTTCCTCAGAGAGACGTGCATCTGTTTTATGGGGATAAATCACTCGAACAGACGACATTAAATATAAACCCTGATTCAGCGGAAAAGCCTGAGCAGCCTTAA
- a CDS encoding YiiD C-terminal domain-containing protein, translated as MDFDAEEVTAYLHQHIPVTRAMQIQVLPEAKDILKLSARLAPNLNHQETAFGGSIASLGILAGWTFIHLRLRADGHRYKIVIQKSEMEFLRPIESDFLGECPFPDDQLWEQFYSGLQRKGRARIELQSHVTLHGEVAAVINGTFVAKRLESS; from the coding sequence ATGGATTTTGATGCTGAGGAAGTGACGGCGTACCTGCATCAGCACATTCCAGTCACACGGGCCATGCAGATTCAAGTGTTGCCGGAAGCAAAGGACATTCTGAAGCTGAGTGCCCGATTGGCGCCGAATCTGAATCATCAGGAAACGGCTTTTGGAGGCAGTATTGCCAGCCTCGGCATTCTGGCGGGTTGGACCTTCATCCATCTGCGACTGAGGGCAGACGGTCACCGTTACAAAATCGTGATCCAGAAAAGTGAGATGGAATTTCTCAGGCCGATTGAATCTGACTTCCTCGGCGAATGCCCTTTTCCAGACGATCAACTCTGGGAGCAATTTTACTCCGGATTACAACGCAAAGGGCGCGCCCGGATTGAACTGCAATCACACGTGACGCTTCATGGCGAAGTTGCCGCTGTGATCAATGGAACCTTCGTGGCGAAGCGGCTGGAATCATCTTGA